The genomic stretch AGCCCCAATCGTGGGATACATTACTTCAGGATACCATTCAATCAGTTAAAAGTAACACAGTGCAACCGAGCCCATGAATTAAAGCACAAATCagaaattcataaaatgtacattaataACACTGTTATCAATGACACAAAATGCCTGacagtgttgtgttgtgtaaaaaATGGCTATGAGACTCAGGCAGAGAAGatattgcttttgtgtgtgtgtgtgtgtgtgtgtgtgtgtgtgcgttcagaATACTATTTGCTTCTCAAAATGGTGCCATTTCCACTAGACTTCATACAGCCTGGAGCCCACTGATGAAACTGCTGACACCTCACGAGACACAGGGCAGGAGAGGGCAGGCACAAACCCAGGCACAAATGCATCAAATTCAACAAATGCAAATAGGGCCTACTTACCATCATCATACGAGCATTAGAAAATTAAATTACGATCTGACAGAGAAACAAACGAAATCCGTCAGTTGCCGATTCTATGCAATGTACTGATGTTCCTATAGGCATGTATTACAACCACTGAAACGGACCGATGTGCACTCGATGACAGGATCATGTGAGCGCGATTAATGATAACCCCTAGCTCGAGACTGGCGGTACGACTCCAGGATATTTAGGGCTGGGTTATGTgcagttcttttttaaattaatgtaacgTTTTCAAACTAGCTGTTATCACGAGAAACAGAGCGCGGTTTTATGGTTCcatattattttcattccaTGTTAAATGGCGATGATTACCAGAAATATTATGACGAATAAAAGCATATAATAAAGGCACTAGCTTTCGATTTCCTTCATTATACTTGGACAGTTTTGGACAGACCAGGGCACTGTAGACGCAGAAACTTGGATCATTCAACGAATcgtgttctattttttttgctgctacATAACTAAAAAGCGATTTAGTCTGAGCGTTACATTAGATTCAGTTATGCTTCAATAAACTGCAGGTAATTGCGTTTTACTTCTGAATACTTTTTATAATTAGTTAAAATTGATATCAATACCTTGACCTGTTAGAGCTTCTAAAAACTCAAGATAATGTAACGTTTGGTGTTGACAGagggaaataaattaataatcaCTCACCAATTCTCAGGAAGACTACCACACTGAACATGGAAAGAAGTGTAGGTATAACCACACCAAAGAACGTAGATAGTTTCGGTGGCTGGTTGTTAGCAGTCTTCCGTCGGGATACGGCCGGGGACTGCGCCGCCGCTACCCCGGCAGGGCTGGGTCGGTTTTCCGACTCATTGACACTGTTGGAGAGGCGGTAATGCAGCAGTGGGGTTCGCTCCGACATGGCGATACAAATGAATCTGCAACAGTTTCAACTATTATATGCCAGAGCGCTTCGATCAGTGTCTAGCAAGCTATCTTTTTCATTAGCCTACAAAGTCCACAGGAAAACACGGAAGCTATGAGGTATACGTGTTCCATATCTCATATTAAGAATGTCTTAGTTTCACTTATCCTGGCATCGCTGTATTTCCATCAAATGCAGAAGCGAAGGGTGAAATAATCTAGGACGATAAAAACAGCATTAATCAGTCAAGATAACTTTAAAACGTAGGGGAGCCAAACACCCCTCGTACGGGACTAGCTAAAAATCACAGCCagtatataaaaacattaaatctcAACTTCCAAGTTCACTTCTCGCCACGGGTTAAGGCAGTGACCTGAATGATCATGTGATGCATGTATTTGGAAGTTTTTGCGGTGTCTAGTCATATGACCCAGCTCTGTCCTCCAATCAGTGAAAGCCTTTACTAAAACTTCATCCGCTATCCTGCAGTTATGGGGGTCTGTcaatctcagtttttttttgttttgttttgttttttttaagcatttatttatttatgtattatttatttatttaatatgtattCCGCCCAACTTCCTTAAATGCATATTATAAGATAGAAAATACACGTGGAACACAACGGATCCTGCAAAGTTTAAAgaagtaaagaaaataacataacTGCGATTGTAATttcattattactttttaatgaCTATTTTAGACCGACGTTAACACCGCGAATTAcagattaaattatatataagtGCAGAGTCCAATGCAAcgtaaaaaatacaatttcaatgCAAATGCGAAGTGCAAATATATGGAAGAGCGTAGTGTAGCtactgtaggctatatatttaacaattataaaaataataattcccaTAATAAAATCAAAGCCTATCACAAGccatttaacaaaacaattttacagCAGTATAGTCAGATTCTAAACCGCAAAATGCATTCAAGATGGATGAACCCAGGTAGTCTAAACTGCCTCCTCAAGGCGGTGGGAGATGGTGACAGACTCAGCTGTTCTGATGGCAGATAAAGCTTAGAAAGTGTtcagtcagtttaaaaaaaaaactgaaatcaaaatgcaaagtgaaataaaatacactttTCTCTTGGAGCAGCTAATGTTTAAAGCTAGtgcatttgttttcctgtgGTTGGTTTCATAATTTGAAACcaaccacaggaaaaaaaaaaaaaaaaaactagctttATGGCCTTTCTTTCCTATTTATCATATCACTCAATTTACAATATTACACATCCACCAGgattttctcttctgtttctaACCACAACATTCCAGGTAAGTGGTTACAGGTCTCTTCTCTTTGTCTGACTGTGTTGTGGCATTACCATCAGTCCAGCTTTCCAGCCTACAAAAATAAGCCAACTACAACAGGGTTTAAAATTGTCGAACAGTCAAACAGTCAGTTCATTGTCGCCTCAGATGCTTTCAAATTCATCACCCTGAATGAGGGCCTCCTTTTAGTTTCTTCATGTgtcattgtaaaaaaacaaacaaacaaacaaaaaaaaacacaacactgtCTGCACCtccaaacacagagaaaaatatTAGGTCCAAGCGTATCACATCGTGTCCTTTGGTGATCTTGCTTAACCTTATATAATGCTGCTACATCCCATTTGATCACTTAGAGCTTCTGCACTTGTAACAAGTGCCAGCATTTTTTGTCTTTCCAATCCTTCACCAGCAGAGGGCTCCATTTCCTCACTTAAAAGGACAGGAAAATGAAGTGAGGTATTGAGGTCACACCAGGTGACTGGGGGCATCTTCCTTCTTACTTATATGGCCAGAGATCACAGGTTACAGGTCAGGTCTCCCCTTGGCACATGTCCTTCAGCTCCAGCATAAACATTTCCAGCATGCCACTGAGCAGCTTGTTGTACTGCATGAGGACCTGGTCTAAATTCAGGGTGTTCCGGCTCTGACAAGCAAAGTCCTGGCCCTCGCCTTTGTCCTGCTGGGTGACAGAACCAGAGACTCTGTCACATAGACACTTCAGACAGTATACCACAGACCCTGCCTTACAGTAAGACCCATGCACAGaccaaataaaacagcatcGGAGCATTTCACATGGCAAAAAGAGACACCCGGAAGTAGTTCAGACAAAATGACAGTCACAGAGACAAATACAAACTCCTGACAGTccaatacacacagaaacaaaacatttgcttCACAGACACAGTTTTAACAACCAGCAGCCccttactgtacacacacagtttggCCCCCTATAGTctaatacacagacacagtctaACACCCAGTAATGCAATACGCAGACACAGTCTAACACCCTGCTTCATGGTTTCTAATCCCCATTTTAACCTAAAGTATGGGTCTCAGTCTGGAGGGCTTCCTGAGAAAGGCAAGAGGTGATCAAACTCAAACAAGCAAGAAAGGAAAAGTATATGAACATTAATATACCTATAAAAAAGAACATCACCAAAAACAATTTATCACATCTTTGCCTAtggtaaaatgtcaaaaaattgtATCCGAGTTTACTTTATGTCTTATTTCCATGAGAGTCTGTTCTATGAAAGTGACTTTGGACACTTTCTTATTGCTGTTGGTGAAAACATATACAAATCTGGACATGGAAACACGAGTTTATGCAGCAGGAACTTCAACAGCTAcaagggtgtgagtgtgagggtgtgcatgtgctgtattTCCACATGCTTGCATGTAgatgtgcacgtgcatgcatgtttgctcatgtatatacagtaagctacataatgtttgggacaaagacattttttcttgatttggctctgtgcacAGTTTTggatttataatgaaaaatgtacatgtggttgaagtgcacattctcagctttaattaaaaggtatttttatacactttgatttcaaaatgtataaattacagccctttttaaagatagccccccccccaccccaacctctcccatttcagggcaccataatgtttgggacatattgaTGTTACGTAAAtcaaagtagtcatgtttattactttgtcgcatatcctttgcatgcaatgactgcttgaggtctgtgacccatagacatcagcaggtgctgagtatcttctctggtgatgctctgccaggcctgcactgcagccatcttcagctcctgcttgtttcaggggctgaAACAATTGAACACATCTGGCTAATCATAAACACCTGAGAAGGCATTTGTGCCGAACGTGATGGTGCCCTGAAAATGAGGGGCTATGAatagaaagtgctgtaatttccacatggtgaaaccaaaacgtaaaaaataccaaaaatatcATTCAAAAAAAGATGAGAATTTCCACTTCAACCACACGTGAATTGgatgattacaaatctaaaattgaggAGTTCAGAGCAAAATCAAGAAGAattatgtctttgtcccagacatgGAGGGCATTGTACTTATGACAGTTACAGTATTTATTAGTATATCTGATAgagctcgctgtgtgtgtgtgcgtgtgtgtgtgtgtgcccgtgcgtgtgtgtgcttcactCACCAAGATATCCAGGTTCATCACTATGTGCAGGTAATTGGTGACACTATGCTCCAGCCGCTCCAGCAGGGTGGACTGACACCCATTTTGGGTCTTTGCCCTCACCATCTTCAAACCCTCTGTAAGAACCTTCAGAGCAGCCAAGACTTGACCCCTCTTCTGCTGTAGCTACAGGACAACCACTCAAacaggtatacacacatgcacacacacaaacacacacacacatacacacactgattgAATGTCGTTGTCCCAGAGTACCTGATTCTTTCACTGGTTCTCTTCATCTAAAAGAGTATCATGATACCATTGACAACTCCTCAACTGAAAATTTTTTAGGGGTGGAAAACTTCCGCTGAAACTGATTATTGGTCTACCTGTTTCACAACATACCAAATGTAGCCAGATCTCTTCAACTAGGCTATTTAGcaagaaataaaatagtttttatttgcattgcaaaactGTGGACATTTTATTGACATCATTTAAAATTAGGGACACATGTACTCTTCCTTTTCTGCACTTACACTCAGTAAATATTCATGGTGAAGGTCTGTGATGCATagattttgtaatttaaacaatcttgaagtgcaggttttttttttttagatagcCTTCATTCTAAGTTGTGCTGAAAGCTAAAGCAGCAATTAACGGATTGGTGTATCGTTCTTCGTTAAGTGCACAGTCAAGTGTATTAACTTATTTTtctattgattgattgattctcCAGACCAATGGCACACTAagtgttaatcaaggaaaatgaatgaaatcaggtTGAGACCAATGACCAGATTAAAGGGAAGTATGCATGGTACATACAAGTCATTTCAACAGCCCAAATGGCCAGCTTGAAACTGTTCCTAAAGATTTCTCCAGTGATTTCTCCATTTCACAGTGTGCAGGGTAGCACATGCGTTTCCATGATTTATAACCAATTTAACTCCATTTATTGACAAAACTACTTGAGATTACCCTAACAGATGGTTGCTACTCAAATTGCACACTGTGTGCGGGTCTTGCTTTTTGGGGTAGGGAACACTCACTGATTTCTTCCTCCAGGCCCCCATGTTTATTCCCACACATGGCAGCGGGATGGCAGAGGGGAGGAGGCCAGACCCATCACACTCCCCCTTAGGAAAGAGACAGATAGGGGGCAATGGACATACATCCAGCAGGTGTGCACAATgcgcctcattcacaaaactttgcttaaattattcttacttttgttcttaaaaatgctCAGacaaaaaaccaatatgggattggTGACACATgcgcagacctttgtttttgtgcgtatcccaggtgtatgagatgatgaatgttgactgtttgtacattttatgcgtaatcctgttcatgtgactAGCATAAgcaaacagccatgaacaaatacagataggaaaaaaatgatgaatgccgaaacgttcttacacacagtttacgatcaaatgtgatcgtacacatgTTTCGTgaaatgaggcccaatgtctcCATGTGCTGCGGGTATCTCAGTCGGGTGTCCTCACCATGGCAGACTTCATCTCCTCCACTTTGTTCATGCTTCTCCTGGCTTGATAGTCACACACAAAATCGATTGGTCTGGTCTGAATGTCCTGCACCTCAGAAGCAGCCAtatacagcagcagaagcagggcTCCTTgaagagcacagagcagagaaCATTATTGCCCTTGATCCCATCCCCACCAGTCTATACTAGCCTTTCAGGAGAATTGCTGAAAATGATCAATAACTCCCTGCAGACCAGCATTTTTCCTGAAAAGCTTCCAGTAGTTGTCAGACCACTTAAATACAAATTCTATTTTCGGTCAGGTTTCCATACAAAAAGTACAGCACTAAAACTCCTCTAATTAACGTTGTGACTGACATAAGAGTACATTTAGATAATAGAAATTTTTCTGTCCAGGTATTTCTAGACCTTAGTGCTGTGTTTGACATGGTAGACCATGAAATCCTTATCACCAGGCTCAAAAATGGGTTCAGAAGCTATGCCCTGGGTCGTGAATATTATGGATTTTAATGCATATATCAGAAATGTAACCAAAACTGCTTTTTGCCATCTACGAAATTTTGCAAAAGGTAGACCCTTCCTTTCCAAAGAAGATTCCAAAGAACTGATGCGTGCATTTGTGACAAGTCGCCTGGATTATTGCAATGCTTTATTCGCTGTTGTACACATTTATTACACcacattattttctttgtagaTGATCATTGTAGATGCACAAAACTTCTGTTTTAAAACAGCAGCTTATGGGCCCCAATTAAGATTTACCGCACAGTCTTCATGAGCCCATCACCATGAGCCCTATATAAGCAGAActgaactgggggggggggggggggggggggggtgtgtgtgacatAATAGTGACAATTGAACCATAATTGTGACAAAGTGACATAATTGTGACAACTGCACCTAATGCATCTCAAAATGCATAGTTGACTTGTCACACTATATTGAACTGGGGAAGCATGtgaaacacacctgtacacaatGAGACAAATTCCTAGACATCTTTGCACTGCAAAGTAAAGCGAATCTGGTTCTGAGTCTGATACAAAAACAGGCAGCATGTGTCCCAACGTGTCCCCGTGCGTCAGTAACCAACAATCAGGTGGCTCCCTTCAGCCGCTCTGAAGTGCCTGAGATGCGCTAAATCCAAAGTTCAATTATGTCGTTGGACCATTCATTAGCCCAGACGACTGTATGGTGGGGAATATATAGCTTAGACCGACTGAGAGCATCTGACGAATTCTGGCACTCGACGACTAAAGTTTCGCATTTTTAACTTGAATGGATTGCGTATTGCATATATTGGCCTCTAACGACAAACACAT from Anguilla anguilla isolate fAngAng1 chromosome 12, fAngAng1.pri, whole genome shotgun sequence encodes the following:
- the LOC118209291 gene encoding thrombopoietin-like isoform X2, whose protein sequence is MDLNRALLLLLYMAASEVQDIQTRPIDFVCDYQARRSMNKVEEMKSAMGECDGSGLLPSAIPLPCVGINMGAWRKKSLQQKRGQVLAALKVLTEGLKMVRAKTQNGCQSTLLERLEHSVTNYLHIVMNLDILDKGEGQDFACQSRNTLNLDQVLMQYNKLLSGMLEMFMLELKDMCQGET
- the LOC118209291 gene encoding thrombopoietin-like isoform X1, which produces MDLNRALLLLLYMAASEVQDIQTRPIDFVCDYQARRSMNKVEEMKSAMGECDGSGLLPSAIPLPCVGINMGAWRKKSLQQKRGQVLAALKVLTEGLKMVRAKTQNGCQSTLLERLEHSVTNYLHIVMNLDILQDKGEGQDFACQSRNTLNLDQVLMQYNKLLSGMLEMFMLELKDMCQGET